One genomic segment of Rhizobium sp. 11515TR includes these proteins:
- a CDS encoding ABC transporter ATP-binding protein has translation MSKAAEIDIVSVSKVYGTTTAVHAISLKIPAGSYCCFLGPSGCGKTSTLRMIAGHEGISSGDIRLGNTVVTDFPPARRGTAMMFQSYALFPHLDLIDNVAFSLKMKGVDKDERRAKALDMLKLMQMEAYATRRPAQLSGGQQQRVALARALITDPEALLLDEPLSALDPFLKIRMRAELKKLQKSLGITFVHVTHSQEEAMALADIMVIMNDGRIEQAGSPREVFEHPATAFVARFMGDHNVLSGRITSSEDGIITMTAPEGQGFSVKGSGRAVGEAVDIAVRTDRVRLSQPSDKGLGFNGVVSNVEYRGATLKITVIGAGSDDFTVIASNDDGAARSIAVGDAVSLSWAQEDAILLGRISA, from the coding sequence ATGTCGAAAGCGGCAGAGATCGATATAGTGTCCGTTTCGAAGGTCTACGGCACGACCACGGCTGTTCATGCGATCAGCCTGAAGATACCGGCGGGTTCGTATTGCTGTTTCCTCGGCCCCTCCGGCTGCGGCAAGACATCGACCTTACGCATGATCGCAGGCCATGAGGGCATTTCCTCGGGCGATATCAGGCTCGGCAATACCGTTGTTACGGACTTCCCTCCCGCCAGGCGCGGCACGGCGATGATGTTCCAGTCCTATGCACTGTTTCCTCATCTGGATCTTATCGACAATGTCGCCTTCAGCCTGAAGATGAAGGGCGTTGACAAGGACGAGCGCCGTGCCAAGGCGCTCGACATGCTGAAGCTCATGCAGATGGAAGCCTATGCGACCCGACGCCCGGCTCAGCTTTCGGGCGGACAGCAGCAGCGTGTCGCGCTGGCACGCGCCCTGATCACCGATCCGGAAGCACTGCTGCTGGACGAGCCGTTGTCAGCGCTCGATCCCTTCCTGAAGATCCGCATGCGCGCGGAACTCAAGAAGCTGCAGAAGTCGCTCGGCATCACCTTCGTCCATGTCACGCACAGTCAGGAAGAGGCCATGGCGCTTGCCGATATCATGGTCATCATGAATGACGGCCGGATCGAGCAGGCGGGATCGCCGCGGGAGGTTTTCGAACATCCGGCGACGGCCTTCGTTGCCCGCTTCATGGGCGACCATAATGTCTTGTCCGGGCGGATAACGTCGAGCGAAGATGGCATAATCACCATGACCGCGCCGGAAGGACAGGGCTTCTCCGTAAAAGGGTCGGGTCGCGCCGTCGGCGAAGCCGTCGATATCGCGGTCCGTACCGACCGAGTTCGACTTTCGCAGCCATCGGACAAAGGTCTGGGCTTCAACGGCGTCGTCTCCAATGTCGAGTATCGCGGCGCAACGCTGAAGATCACCGTTATCGGTGCCGGCAGCGACGATTTCACCGTCATCGCGAGCAATGACGACGGTGCAGCCAGATCGATCGCTGTTGGCGATGCCGTCTCACTGAGTTGGGCTCAGGAGGATGCAATCCTCCTTGGCCGTATCTCCGCATGA
- a CDS encoding DUF763 domain-containing protein → MAQRAGKADLPLHGGRVPRWLGDRMTRLGAVITEAIVQHYGRDELFRRLANPFWFQSFGAVMGMDWHSSGITTSVLGALKRGLPPLSGELGIHVCGGRGAQSRKTPGELLEIGDHVGIDGASLATKSRLIAKVDSAAMQDGFDLYLHGFIVADDGKWVVIQQGMNDERRQARRYHWLSEGLTSFLDSPHAAIEGREQGEIVNLADRRAERSRDGQLDLLASLGPDKIIRELNVLEGKSPVINKQEAQPMLPYLVMPAHHDVRQEDVNMRRLHGNLAAAADRGPVDFEDLLLTPGVGARTVKALAMVAEVVHGAPCRFSDPARFSLAHGGKDRHPFPVPLKVYDETISVMKSAVRKGRLGRDEELSALKRLDDQSRMLERYVTGPDLKEIVAGEFDRSFSYGGRSVFGWEPPPDSADHGAEGDLRSSKS, encoded by the coding sequence TTGGCACAGAGAGCCGGCAAAGCTGATCTTCCCCTGCATGGCGGCCGCGTACCGCGCTGGCTTGGAGACCGCATGACGCGCCTGGGCGCTGTCATCACCGAGGCGATCGTGCAGCATTATGGGCGTGACGAACTCTTTCGCCGTCTCGCCAATCCCTTCTGGTTCCAGTCCTTCGGCGCCGTCATGGGCATGGATTGGCATTCCTCGGGGATCACGACGAGCGTTCTCGGCGCCTTGAAGCGTGGCCTGCCGCCGCTTTCCGGCGAACTCGGCATCCATGTCTGCGGCGGCCGTGGTGCGCAATCGCGCAAGACGCCGGGCGAACTGCTTGAGATCGGCGATCACGTCGGCATCGACGGCGCGTCGCTCGCGACCAAGAGCCGACTGATCGCAAAAGTGGATAGTGCAGCCATGCAGGATGGCTTCGATCTCTATCTCCATGGCTTCATCGTCGCGGATGACGGCAAGTGGGTCGTCATCCAGCAGGGCATGAACGACGAACGCCGGCAAGCACGCCGATATCACTGGCTGTCGGAGGGTTTGACGAGCTTCCTGGATTCTCCGCATGCAGCCATCGAGGGACGCGAGCAGGGCGAGATCGTCAATCTTGCCGATCGGCGCGCCGAGCGTTCCCGCGACGGTCAGCTGGATCTGCTCGCCTCATTGGGGCCAGATAAAATCATTCGTGAACTCAATGTTCTGGAAGGGAAATCTCCAGTAATTAACAAACAAGAAGCGCAGCCGATGCTGCCGTACCTCGTCATGCCGGCACATCATGATGTGCGCCAGGAAGATGTGAACATGAGGCGCCTGCACGGAAATCTCGCTGCGGCCGCCGATCGCGGTCCGGTGGATTTCGAGGATCTGCTTCTGACGCCCGGCGTCGGCGCCAGAACGGTCAAGGCTTTAGCGATGGTCGCCGAAGTCGTCCATGGCGCACCCTGCCGCTTCTCCGACCCAGCGCGCTTCTCGCTTGCCCATGGCGGCAAGGACCGGCATCCCTTTCCGGTGCCGCTGAAGGTCTATGACGAGACAATCAGCGTGATGAAATCCGCCGTCAGGAAGGGACGCCTCGGTCGTGACGAGGAATTGTCGGCGCTGAAGCGGCTGGATGACCAATCGCGGATGCTGGAGCGTTATGTCACCGGCCCCGATCTCAAGGAGATCGTTGCCGGCGAATTCGACCGCTCCTTTTCCTATGGCGGTCGCAGCGTCTTCGGCTGGGAGCCTCCACCAGACTCCGCGGATCACGGCGCCGAGGGGGATCTCCGCTCTTCGAAGAGTTAA
- a CDS encoding ABC transporter permease codes for MATIASSDTEQETQKARRGFAVPGWAAAYLQATPLFLILGFFFLLPIAMIGIVSFWDYDFAGLYPAFLTTNYTDTLGSWVTWKTYLNTLKFTAIVWALTLFIGFWVAYFLAFHIRRTSMQMILFLVCTVPFMTSNIIRMISWIPVLGRNGLVNSTLIEMGLIPQPIEWLLYSDFAVVLAMVHLYTLFMVTPIFNTLMRIDRSLFEAARDAGANGWQVLWNVVIPLAKPGMAIGSIFVVTLVMADFSTVQVMSGGQSASIALMMKNQMSLLQYPAAAANAVVLLIVVLLMVAAILRIVDIRKEL; via the coding sequence ATGGCGACAATCGCTTCCTCGGATACGGAGCAGGAAACTCAGAAGGCCCGACGCGGTTTTGCCGTGCCCGGCTGGGCCGCCGCCTATCTGCAGGCAACGCCGCTCTTTCTCATTCTCGGCTTCTTCTTCCTGTTGCCGATTGCGATGATTGGCATCGTCAGTTTCTGGGATTATGATTTCGCTGGCCTTTATCCGGCTTTCCTGACCACGAATTATACCGATACGCTCGGCTCGTGGGTTACATGGAAAACCTACCTCAACACACTGAAATTCACAGCAATTGTCTGGGCGCTGACGCTGTTCATCGGCTTCTGGGTCGCCTATTTTCTGGCTTTTCACATTCGCCGTACCTCGATGCAGATGATCCTTTTCCTCGTCTGCACCGTGCCCTTCATGACGTCCAACATCATCCGCATGATCTCGTGGATACCGGTGCTCGGGCGTAACGGACTGGTCAATTCGACGCTGATCGAGATGGGCCTCATCCCCCAGCCGATCGAATGGCTGCTTTATTCCGATTTCGCCGTCGTGCTCGCCATGGTGCACCTCTACACGCTCTTTATGGTGACGCCAATCTTCAACACGCTGATGCGCATCGACCGCTCGCTGTTCGAAGCCGCGCGCGATGCCGGCGCCAATGGATGGCAGGTGTTGTGGAATGTGGTTATCCCCTTGGCCAAGCCCGGAATGGCAATCGGCAGTATCTTCGTCGTCACGCTCGTCATGGCGGATTTTTCCACCGTGCAGGTGATGTCTGGCGGTCAGAGCGCATCAATCGCGTTGATGATGAAGAACCAGATGTCGCTGCTGCAATATCCGGCAGCCGCCGCCAATGCGGTCGTGCTTCTGATCGTCGTGCTGCTGATGGTTGCCGCCATCCTGCGTATCGTCGATATCCGCAAGGAGCTCTAG
- a CDS encoding ABC transporter substrate-binding protein has product MTTETKTTKTTKGISRRSLLKTGAAALGAMAGSGVITGFPTIWAQSNITLRQFGTGVSNINAIAEKCKADLGITLEMTATDSDAAAQRAVTQPNSYDIADIEYWIAKKVFPTGVLQPMDVKKLKYYDKIVPLFITGKLKPDSVIAQGTAPHTVGFVEGQGSKKFAKEPTQWMTMVPTIYNADTLGIRPDLTGRPINSWADILDPAFKGKTAILNIPSIGIMDAAMIMEAAGKIKYADKGNMTKAEIDKTIDFLIKTKGDGQFRAFWKSFDESVNLMASGEVVIQSMWSPAVAAVRSKGIACTFQPLKEGYRAWGGGLGLASHLKGAQLDAAYEYINWYTSGWVGGYLNRQGYYSACMETAKNFMSADEWGYWIEGKPAQGDILSPEGKVMEKAGAVRDGGSFETRMGAVACWNSVMDEDRYMVRRWNEFIAA; this is encoded by the coding sequence ATGACGACTGAAACCAAGACTACCAAGACGACGAAAGGCATTTCCCGCCGCTCGCTGCTGAAGACCGGCGCTGCCGCTCTCGGCGCCATGGCCGGCTCCGGCGTGATCACGGGTTTCCCGACCATCTGGGCGCAATCGAATATCACGCTGCGCCAATTCGGTACCGGCGTTTCGAACATCAATGCCATTGCGGAGAAGTGCAAGGCCGATCTCGGCATTACGCTCGAGATGACCGCGACGGATTCCGATGCCGCCGCCCAGCGAGCCGTGACGCAGCCGAACAGCTACGATATCGCCGACATCGAATACTGGATCGCCAAGAAGGTGTTTCCGACCGGCGTCTTGCAGCCGATGGATGTCAAGAAGCTGAAATATTACGACAAGATCGTGCCGCTCTTCATCACCGGCAAGCTGAAGCCCGACAGCGTCATCGCGCAGGGCACCGCACCGCACACTGTCGGCTTCGTCGAAGGGCAGGGCTCCAAGAAATTCGCCAAGGAGCCGACGCAGTGGATGACGATGGTTCCGACCATTTACAATGCCGACACGCTGGGCATTCGTCCCGACCTCACCGGCCGTCCGATCAACAGCTGGGCCGATATTCTCGATCCCGCCTTCAAGGGCAAGACGGCGATCCTCAACATACCGTCGATCGGCATCATGGATGCCGCGATGATCATGGAAGCCGCTGGCAAGATCAAATATGCCGACAAGGGCAACATGACGAAGGCGGAAATCGACAAGACGATCGACTTCCTGATCAAGACCAAGGGCGACGGCCAGTTCCGTGCCTTCTGGAAGTCCTTCGACGAAAGCGTCAACCTGATGGCTTCGGGCGAAGTGGTCATCCAGTCCATGTGGTCGCCCGCGGTTGCTGCCGTCCGCTCCAAGGGCATTGCCTGCACCTTCCAGCCGCTCAAGGAAGGCTATCGTGCCTGGGGCGGTGGTCTCGGCCTTGCCTCGCATCTCAAAGGTGCACAGCTCGACGCGGCTTATGAATATATCAACTGGTACACCTCCGGCTGGGTCGGCGGCTACCTCAACCGCCAGGGCTACTACTCCGCCTGCATGGAAACGGCCAAGAACTTCATGTCGGCCGACGAATGGGGTTACTGGATCGAAGGCAAGCCGGCGCAGGGCGATATCCTGTCTCCGGAAGGCAAGGTGATGGAGAAGGCCGGCGCCGTTCGCGACGGCGGTTCCTTCGAAACCCGCATGGGTGCAGTCGCCTGCTGGAACTCGGTCATGGACGAGGACCGCTACATGGTTCGGCGCTGGAACGAATTCATCGCTGCCTAA
- a CDS encoding glucose/quinate/shikimate family membrane-bound PQQ-dependent dehydrogenase: protein MAIVITSIILALIGLALGGGGLWLVLLGGSPFYLLAGIAFLLTAILLYMRKAAALWLYAIFVLAALGWAIWEVGFDWWQLGPRGGLIILIGLWLLTPWIRRPLGFRSLDGVHYGANPWPLAIPLIIAILVAVYSMTTDPHDLSGDLPTTTAANAPMGGDVPDGEWHQYGRTSFGQRYSPLDQINAQNVANLKEVWRYQTGDVKRPDDIGETTYQVTPLKIGDTLYICTPHSLAIAIGATDGKEKWRYDANAGMNPNRQHQTCRGVSYYHDTTAAAGAPCADRVYLPTSDARLIALDAANGKVCQSFADQGTLHLETGMKYNPAGYYYSTSPPVIVADKIIIGGAVNDNYSTQEQSGVIRGFDARTGALLWNWDSGNPDQTAPLPAGQTYTTNSPNSWSVSSADEKLGMVYVPLGNQTPDQLGMGRSANVERFSSSVVALDINTGQLKWVQQFVHHDLWDMDVPAQPVLVDLTKADGSTVPALVASTKQGDIYVLDRRTGTPIIPFKEIPAPGGTIPEDHASPTQPISDLTFSPPPLQERDMWGVSLFDQLACRIAFHQHQYEGRYTPPSLRGSIIFPGNFGTFNWGSVAVDPERQIMFGMPTYLAFTSRLVPRAEIPPKGAGDKGSEQGLNRNEGSPYGVYMGPFVSPLGVPCQAPPWGYVAGVDLKTGKIAYKHKNGTVHDMTPLPLPFKVGVPGIGGPIVTKGGVAFLGAAVDNYLRAYDVTTGRQLWQARLPAGGQATPMTYTASDNKQYVVMVAGGHGSVGTKPGDYVIGYTLP from the coding sequence TCGGTCTGGCGCTCGGTGGCGGCGGCCTCTGGCTTGTGCTGCTTGGCGGAAGTCCCTTTTATCTTCTGGCCGGCATCGCCTTCCTCCTGACGGCGATCCTGCTTTATATGCGCAAGGCAGCCGCGCTTTGGCTCTATGCGATCTTCGTACTGGCAGCGCTTGGATGGGCGATATGGGAGGTCGGTTTCGACTGGTGGCAGCTCGGTCCGCGCGGCGGATTGATCATTCTGATCGGTCTGTGGCTGCTGACACCCTGGATCCGGCGACCGCTGGGCTTTCGCAGCCTGGACGGCGTTCACTACGGGGCCAATCCCTGGCCGCTTGCGATCCCCTTGATCATCGCCATCCTCGTTGCCGTCTATTCGATGACGACAGATCCGCACGATCTCTCCGGCGATCTGCCGACGACAACAGCTGCGAATGCCCCGATGGGCGGTGATGTGCCCGATGGTGAATGGCATCAGTATGGCAGAACCTCCTTCGGCCAGCGTTACTCGCCTCTCGATCAGATCAATGCGCAGAATGTCGCGAACCTCAAGGAAGTCTGGCGATATCAGACAGGTGATGTGAAGCGCCCCGATGACATCGGCGAGACGACCTATCAGGTCACGCCGTTGAAGATCGGCGACACGCTTTATATCTGCACACCCCATAGTCTGGCGATCGCCATCGGTGCGACGGACGGCAAGGAAAAATGGCGCTACGATGCCAATGCCGGCATGAACCCCAATCGACAGCATCAGACCTGCCGCGGTGTCTCCTATTATCACGACACGACCGCTGCAGCCGGTGCGCCCTGTGCCGATCGCGTCTATCTGCCGACCTCGGATGCCAGACTGATCGCGCTCGATGCTGCCAATGGCAAAGTGTGCCAGAGCTTTGCCGATCAGGGCACCCTGCATCTTGAAACCGGCATGAAATACAATCCGGCCGGTTATTATTATTCGACATCGCCGCCCGTCATCGTCGCCGACAAGATCATTATCGGCGGCGCGGTGAACGACAATTATTCCACCCAGGAACAGTCAGGCGTCATCCGCGGCTTCGATGCCCGGACCGGGGCTCTGCTCTGGAACTGGGATTCCGGCAATCCGGATCAGACGGCGCCGCTGCCCGCCGGGCAGACCTATACGACCAACTCGCCGAACAGCTGGTCGGTTTCCAGCGCCGATGAGAAGCTCGGCATGGTTTATGTTCCGCTTGGCAACCAGACGCCGGACCAGCTCGGCATGGGCCGCAGCGCCAATGTCGAACGCTTCTCCTCCTCGGTTGTGGCGCTTGATATCAATACCGGCCAGCTCAAATGGGTGCAGCAATTCGTCCATCACGATCTCTGGGATATGGACGTGCCGGCCCAACCCGTGCTCGTCGATCTGACTAAGGCCGATGGCAGCACGGTTCCCGCATTGGTCGCTTCGACCAAGCAGGGCGACATATACGTGCTTGATCGCCGCACCGGCACGCCGATCATTCCCTTCAAGGAAATACCGGCGCCGGGCGGCACCATTCCCGAGGACCACGCCTCGCCGACACAGCCGATCTCCGATCTGACCTTCTCGCCGCCGCCCCTGCAGGAAAGGGACATGTGGGGCGTCTCGCTGTTCGATCAGCTCGCCTGCCGCATCGCCTTCCATCAGCATCAGTATGAAGGCCGCTACACACCGCCGTCGCTACGCGGCTCCATCATTTTCCCCGGCAATTTCGGCACCTTCAACTGGGGCAGCGTCGCCGTCGACCCGGAACGGCAGATCATGTTCGGCATGCCGACTTATCTCGCCTTCACTTCGCGGTTGGTGCCGCGCGCCGAGATCCCGCCGAAGGGAGCCGGCGACAAGGGCAGCGAACAAGGCCTGAACCGAAACGAGGGCTCCCCTTACGGCGTCTATATGGGGCCGTTCGTCAGCCCGCTCGGCGTTCCCTGCCAGGCACCGCCCTGGGGCTATGTCGCCGGTGTCGACCTGAAGACCGGCAAGATCGCCTACAAGCACAAGAATGGCACCGTCCATGACATGACGCCCCTGCCTCTTCCCTTCAAGGTCGGCGTTCCCGGCATTGGCGGGCCGATCGTCACCAAGGGCGGAGTAGCGTTCCTGGGGGCAGCGGTGGACAATTATCTTAGGGCCTATGATGTCACGACCGGGAGACAGCTTTGGCAGGCACGCCTTCCGGCGGGCGGCCAGGCAACGCCGATGACCTATACCGCCAGCGACAACAAGCAATATGTCGTCATGGTGGCGGGAGGCCACGGCTCGGTCGGAACTAAGCCGGGCGACTATGTGATTGGTTATACCCTGCCATGA
- a CDS encoding ABC transporter permease — protein MNHEKRSLEFYVLAIFFTIFVLFLYGPLSAVIILSFQGPDGGLTFPLNGVSLHWFANLFEKQAVGDFGASFQRSLILGVMVMIVTVVVSLLAGLAFRRRFRGSTFLFYATVASLVVPSIIISLGIGVVFQQGGIAPAWYSSAFGAHLTWTLPFGVLIMFAVFNRFSPAYEEAARDLGASSWQTFCHVVLPMIAPSLIGVGLFGFTLSYDEFARTLMTSGTYNTLPLEIYGMTTNVTTPVLYALGTVTTLFSFTIILLALAVMTMLGRRQAKKS, from the coding sequence ATGAACCATGAAAAGCGCAGCCTGGAATTTTATGTTCTCGCGATCTTCTTCACGATTTTCGTGCTGTTTCTCTATGGTCCGCTCTCGGCGGTCATCATCCTGTCTTTCCAGGGGCCGGACGGCGGCCTGACCTTCCCGTTGAATGGCGTTTCGCTGCATTGGTTCGCCAATCTTTTCGAAAAGCAGGCAGTCGGCGATTTCGGCGCCTCCTTCCAGCGCTCCTTGATCCTCGGCGTGATGGTTATGATCGTGACCGTCGTCGTGTCGCTGCTGGCAGGCCTTGCCTTTCGCCGCCGCTTTCGCGGCTCGACATTTCTGTTCTATGCGACCGTTGCCAGCCTCGTCGTTCCGTCCATCATCATTTCGCTTGGGATCGGCGTCGTCTTTCAACAGGGTGGCATCGCGCCGGCCTGGTATTCCTCCGCCTTCGGCGCACATTTGACCTGGACCTTGCCCTTCGGCGTGCTGATCATGTTCGCCGTCTTCAACCGGTTTTCGCCGGCCTATGAGGAGGCCGCTCGCGATCTTGGCGCCAGCTCCTGGCAAACCTTCTGTCATGTCGTGCTGCCGATGATTGCTCCGAGCCTGATCGGCGTCGGATTGTTCGGCTTCACGCTGTCCTATGACGAGTTCGCCCGAACCCTGATGACGTCAGGCACCTACAACACCCTGCCGCTCGAGATCTACGGCATGACGACGAATGTCACGACGCCGGTGCTCTATGCGCTCGGAACGGTGACGACGCTCTTTTCCTTCACCATTATCCTGCTGGCGCTTGCAGTCATGACCATGCTCGGCCGCCGCCAAGCCAAGAAAAGTTGA
- a CDS encoding amidohydrolase family protein, protein MIETLFTRAKLADGSLKDIGVTDGRIVSISETGAPVSASELIDLEGLLVVPGFVEGHIHLDTSFYGDAWIPHKPCTNGFDVHERVAFQAQNMAQAAPMDERARNQLDLCIANGSTYMRSHVMVDGSVGLKSLETVLAVREEYRGLIDIQLVAFPQSGILKSAGTPELLDQAIAMGADLVGGLDPASFDRDVEKHLDVVFGVAEKHGVDVDIHLHDGGTLGLFTIEQICARTRGLSMGGHVTISHAYGLGDLSIEAAKRAAALIAESGVSIMTNAPGAHSFPPVALLRTAGVTVFSGSDNIRDSWWPYGDGDMLGRAMMIGYRSGFYTDDELKVAFDVVTESGAKALRLEGYGLQIGAKADFVTLKAEHVPEAVVAVPKGRAVYKAGKLVAKNGAVLRR, encoded by the coding sequence ATGATCGAAACCCTCTTTACCCGGGCCAAGCTCGCCGATGGCTCGCTCAAGGATATTGGCGTGACGGATGGCCGGATCGTGTCGATCAGCGAGACCGGAGCGCCGGTTTCTGCCTCCGAGCTTATCGACCTCGAAGGCCTCCTCGTGGTGCCGGGCTTTGTCGAAGGGCACATTCATCTCGACACCAGCTTTTACGGTGACGCCTGGATTCCGCACAAGCCCTGCACCAACGGCTTCGATGTCCATGAGCGCGTCGCCTTCCAGGCGCAAAACATGGCGCAGGCCGCACCGATGGACGAAAGGGCCAGAAACCAGCTCGACCTCTGCATCGCCAATGGCAGCACATATATGCGCAGCCACGTCATGGTGGACGGTTCCGTTGGATTGAAGTCGCTGGAGACTGTGCTTGCCGTACGCGAAGAATACCGCGGATTGATCGACATCCAGCTCGTTGCCTTTCCGCAAAGCGGCATTCTGAAAAGCGCCGGCACGCCCGAGCTTCTGGATCAGGCAATCGCCATGGGTGCCGATCTCGTCGGCGGGCTCGATCCTGCAAGCTTCGATCGCGATGTCGAAAAACATCTCGATGTGGTTTTTGGCGTCGCCGAGAAGCATGGCGTCGATGTGGACATTCATCTTCATGACGGCGGCACGCTCGGTCTCTTCACCATCGAGCAGATCTGCGCCCGCACGCGCGGTCTTTCCATGGGTGGGCACGTCACGATCAGCCACGCTTATGGACTTGGCGATCTCTCGATCGAGGCGGCCAAGCGCGCCGCGGCCCTCATCGCCGAGAGCGGTGTCTCCATTATGACGAATGCACCGGGTGCCCACTCTTTCCCGCCAGTCGCCTTGCTTCGTACCGCTGGCGTTACCGTCTTCAGCGGCAGCGACAATATTCGCGATTCCTGGTGGCCCTATGGTGATGGCGACATGCTGGGCCGCGCAATGATGATCGGCTATCGGTCGGGCTTCTATACGGACGACGAATTGAAGGTCGCCTTCGATGTCGTGACCGAGAGCGGCGCCAAAGCTCTGCGGCTGGAGGGCTACGGCTTGCAGATCGGGGCAAAAGCCGATTTCGTTACCTTGAAGGCGGAGCATGTTCCCGAGGCGGTCGTTGCAGTGCCGAAAGGACGCGCAGTCTACAAGGCGGGCAAACTCGTCGCCAAGAATGGGGCCGTCCTGCGGCGCTGA
- a CDS encoding GntR family transcriptional regulator, which yields MNSSTDALLTPGDATDSGAQQIREAIRDAIVERRLAPGTKLSESDVGALFNVSRTLARAALQALSYEGLVSVEKNRGAFVAYPSPEEARQIFAARRLVEPGILRSAAEHITAPQLAQLRQLLVEEGRLMGERGQSARRAEIKASGDFHLMLAAISGNLIMQRFMEELVARSSLVISLYGQSSASSCGHAEHGDIITALERKDVDTACRLMLHHIAHIEADLDLRERKSFGLKEAFER from the coding sequence ATGAACTCTTCAACAGATGCGCTTTTGACGCCCGGCGACGCCACCGATAGCGGGGCGCAACAAATCCGCGAGGCCATTCGCGACGCGATCGTGGAGCGGCGGCTCGCACCGGGCACGAAACTGTCCGAGAGCGATGTTGGCGCTCTCTTCAACGTCAGCCGGACTCTGGCACGTGCCGCGCTGCAGGCTCTCTCCTATGAGGGACTCGTCAGCGTCGAGAAAAACCGAGGCGCTTTCGTCGCCTATCCATCGCCCGAGGAAGCCCGACAGATATTCGCCGCGCGCCGCCTGGTCGAGCCGGGCATACTGCGATCGGCAGCCGAACATATCACCGCACCTCAGCTCGCACAGCTCCGACAGCTCCTCGTGGAGGAAGGCCGCCTGATGGGAGAGCGAGGTCAATCCGCGCGCCGGGCCGAGATCAAGGCCTCGGGCGATTTCCATCTGATGCTGGCGGCCATTTCCGGCAATCTCATCATGCAGCGCTTTATGGAAGAGCTTGTCGCCCGCTCCTCGCTGGTAATCTCGCTTTATGGACAATCAAGCGCCTCCAGTTGCGGCCATGCCGAGCACGGTGACATCATCACCGCGCTGGAGCGCAAAGACGTCGACACGGCCTGTCGCCTGATGCTGCATCATATCGCGCATATCGAGGCCGATCTCGACCTGCGCGAGCGCAAGAGCTTCGGCCTGAAAGAAGCGTTCGAGCGGTGA
- a CDS encoding aspartate/glutamate racemase family protein translates to MRLLLINPNTTASMTEKAAIAARAVAGPGTEIIAATSQMGPASIEGYYDGAIAVPGMLRELKERQGEGYDAAIICCFDDTGLEAARMFCDVPVVGLCEAAVATAGFLAQRFSVVTTLERSRILIDNLVHRYGMGARAKVRASDIPVLELEDSSSSAIGKLRAEIERALAEDGAEAIVLGCAGMTDLARELQSIYGVPVVDGVAAAVKQAEALVSLGLSTSKRSSYASPLPKPFSGPMQDFAPTPVLA, encoded by the coding sequence ATGCGCCTGCTGCTCATCAATCCGAATACGACGGCTTCCATGACGGAGAAGGCGGCGATCGCTGCGCGTGCCGTAGCAGGTCCCGGCACGGAGATCATCGCCGCCACCTCGCAGATGGGGCCGGCTTCGATCGAGGGCTATTATGACGGCGCTATCGCCGTGCCCGGCATGCTGCGCGAATTGAAGGAGAGGCAGGGCGAAGGCTATGACGCCGCGATCATCTGCTGTTTCGACGACACCGGTCTGGAAGCCGCACGCATGTTCTGCGACGTACCTGTCGTCGGTCTGTGTGAAGCAGCCGTAGCCACGGCCGGCTTCCTGGCACAACGCTTTAGCGTAGTGACGACGCTCGAACGCTCACGCATCCTCATCGACAATCTTGTCCATCGTTATGGCATGGGCGCGCGGGCAAAGGTTCGCGCCTCCGATATCCCCGTGCTCGAGCTTGAAGATTCGTCTTCGAGTGCAATCGGAAAGCTGCGGGCGGAAATCGAGCGAGCGCTCGCCGAAGATGGAGCGGAAGCCATCGTACTCGGCTGCGCCGGCATGACGGATCTCGCACGAGAGCTGCAGTCGATCTACGGCGTCCCGGTCGTGGATGGTGTCGCCGCAGCGGTCAAGCAGGCCGAAGCTTTAGTATCCCTAGGCCTATCCACCAGCAAGCGCAGCTCGTACGCCTCCCCATTGCCAAAGCCTTTTTCGGGGCCAATGCAGGATTTTGCGCCGACACCGGTATTGGCCTAA